In one Ictalurus punctatus breed USDA103 chromosome 19, Coco_2.0, whole genome shotgun sequence genomic region, the following are encoded:
- the si:ch211-244b2.4 gene encoding protein mono-ADP-ribosyltransferase PARP12 isoform X2, whose protein sequence is MASNYEDVSDESGTDFRDSDTNSQSKSDSDSETPQQACRYYNKGHCRNGKQCPDLHVCKYFLKGNCRYGASCRLSHNLNSDRPSAQKNRERRSRDRTTQRYRERSRSYSSDSDTDSSKPYRWQLNLGSGWMDVENDYVLEAQFSRPNTKGIRIFNTPCGALSIDFTRMRILKKDNLRVRRKGSKYTEWLWYYRGNHGWYQFGKKDAQGSVSPVDSSRLESEFKKSSCGTVQFTINSTDYEIRFKDMCQKNLSTSHKRRIRRRPKYVSPQVGGVNTLTNMFKTMSTSSPTKTPLWQFSGRGGNWHSFKPRGSSCTLSSADIEAEFQRNPQGSMNFTVNGEQYMLDFAQMIQTSQKTQATRNIRRVKQ, encoded by the exons ATGGCTTCGAACTACGAGGACGTATCCG ATGAAAGTGGGACAGATTTCAGAGACAGTGACACAAATTCACAGTCCAAATCTGATTCTGACTCAGAAACACCACAG CAGGCCTGCAGATACTACAACAAAGGCCACTGTCGCAATGGCAAACAGTGTCCAGACCTGCACGTGTGCAAATACTTTTTGAAAGGCAATTGTCGCTATGGCGCCAGCTGCCGCCTCAGTCATAACCTGAACTCTGACAGGCCATCTGCTCAGAAAAATCGAGAGAGGAGGAGCCGTGACAGGACGACCCAACGTTACAGAGAACGCAGTCGCAGCTACTCATCTG ACAGTGATACGGACAGCAGCAAGCCGTATAGATGGCAGTTGAATTTGGGCTCCGGCTGGATGGATGTAGAGAATGATTATGTCCTGGAAGCTCAGTTCTCCCGACCTAACACTAAAGGCATCAGGATCTTTAACACTCCCTGTGG TGCTCTTTCAATCGACTTTACGAGAATGCGCATCTTGAAGAAGGACAACCTGCGTGTAAGACGCAAAGGCTCCAAATACACTGAATGGCTGTGGTATTACCGAGGCAACCATGGCTGGTATCAGTTCGGAAAGAAG GATGCACAGGGGAGCGTCAGTCCAGTCGATAGCTCCAGGCTGGAAAGCGAGTTCAAGAAGAGCTCGTGTGGCACCGTTCAATTCACCATCAACTCCACAGACTATGAGATAAGATTTAAAG ACATGTGTCAGAAAAACTTGTCCACAAGCCACAAGAGGAGGATCAGAAGGCGTCCGAAATATGTTTCTCCTCAGGTTGGAGG GGTGAATACACTGACAAATATGTTTAAGACCATGAGTACATCTTCACCTACGAAGACTCCTCTGTGGCAGTTCAGTGGGAGAGGAGGAAACTGGCATAGTTTCAAACCACGA ggtTCCAGCTGTACACTATCAAGCGCTGACATTGAGGCAGAGTTCCAGCGTAACCCTCAGGGCTCCATGAACTTCACTGTAAATGGAGAGCAGTACATGCTAGACTTCGCAC AGATGATCCAAACCAGCCAGAAAACCCAAGCCACTCGCAATATCAGACGTGTGAAGCAGTGA
- the si:ch211-244b2.4 gene encoding protein mono-ADP-ribosyltransferase PARP12 isoform X1 translates to MASNYEDVSDESGTDFRDSDTNSQSKSDSDSETPQKQACRYYNKGHCRNGKQCPDLHVCKYFLKGNCRYGASCRLSHNLNSDRPSAQKNRERRSRDRTTQRYRERSRSYSSDSDTDSSKPYRWQLNLGSGWMDVENDYVLEAQFSRPNTKGIRIFNTPCGALSIDFTRMRILKKDNLRVRRKGSKYTEWLWYYRGNHGWYQFGKKDAQGSVSPVDSSRLESEFKKSSCGTVQFTINSTDYEIRFKDMCQKNLSTSHKRRIRRRPKYVSPQVGGVNTLTNMFKTMSTSSPTKTPLWQFSGRGGNWHSFKPRGSSCTLSSADIEAEFQRNPQGSMNFTVNGEQYMLDFAQMIQTSQKTQATRNIRRVKQ, encoded by the exons ATGGCTTCGAACTACGAGGACGTATCCG ATGAAAGTGGGACAGATTTCAGAGACAGTGACACAAATTCACAGTCCAAATCTGATTCTGACTCAGAAACACCACAG AAGCAGGCCTGCAGATACTACAACAAAGGCCACTGTCGCAATGGCAAACAGTGTCCAGACCTGCACGTGTGCAAATACTTTTTGAAAGGCAATTGTCGCTATGGCGCCAGCTGCCGCCTCAGTCATAACCTGAACTCTGACAGGCCATCTGCTCAGAAAAATCGAGAGAGGAGGAGCCGTGACAGGACGACCCAACGTTACAGAGAACGCAGTCGCAGCTACTCATCTG ACAGTGATACGGACAGCAGCAAGCCGTATAGATGGCAGTTGAATTTGGGCTCCGGCTGGATGGATGTAGAGAATGATTATGTCCTGGAAGCTCAGTTCTCCCGACCTAACACTAAAGGCATCAGGATCTTTAACACTCCCTGTGG TGCTCTTTCAATCGACTTTACGAGAATGCGCATCTTGAAGAAGGACAACCTGCGTGTAAGACGCAAAGGCTCCAAATACACTGAATGGCTGTGGTATTACCGAGGCAACCATGGCTGGTATCAGTTCGGAAAGAAG GATGCACAGGGGAGCGTCAGTCCAGTCGATAGCTCCAGGCTGGAAAGCGAGTTCAAGAAGAGCTCGTGTGGCACCGTTCAATTCACCATCAACTCCACAGACTATGAGATAAGATTTAAAG ACATGTGTCAGAAAAACTTGTCCACAAGCCACAAGAGGAGGATCAGAAGGCGTCCGAAATATGTTTCTCCTCAGGTTGGAGG GGTGAATACACTGACAAATATGTTTAAGACCATGAGTACATCTTCACCTACGAAGACTCCTCTGTGGCAGTTCAGTGGGAGAGGAGGAAACTGGCATAGTTTCAAACCACGA ggtTCCAGCTGTACACTATCAAGCGCTGACATTGAGGCAGAGTTCCAGCGTAACCCTCAGGGCTCCATGAACTTCACTGTAAATGGAGAGCAGTACATGCTAGACTTCGCAC AGATGATCCAAACCAGCCAGAAAACCCAAGCCACTCGCAATATCAGACGTGTGAAGCAGTGA